The Chryseobacterium suipulveris genome window below encodes:
- a CDS encoding proline dehydrogenase family protein, translating to MSVFNDTQIAFQDKSTNQLRKAYWMFKAIENPTVTNLGINALNFTIKNNFPFVEGIVRQTLFEQFAGGETREKSMEVVKKLFKHHIGSIFDYAIEGKEDEATFDHTCEEIKQNIKFAEGNPAIPFVVFKPTGFGRLDLYSEVQSGKELTTSEKAEWEKIKNRYEEVCKLAYEKNVVLMIDAEETCMQDVVDDVVNSMMEKYNREKAIVWNTLQMYRTGRIENLNEDLKRAKEKGYFLGYKFVRGAYMEKERERAAAMNYPDPIQPTKAATDDNYNAAIDFVLDNLDRVSGYFGTHNEKSTELVMNKMKQKGLANDHPQVYFGQLYGMSDNITYFLGEKKYNASKYLPYGPVKDVVPYLTRRAQENTSVAGQTGRELGLIEKELKRRKE from the coding sequence ATGTCTGTTTTCAACGATACTCAAATTGCTTTTCAGGACAAATCGACCAATCAGCTCCGAAAAGCGTACTGGATGTTCAAAGCCATCGAAAATCCCACTGTCACCAATTTAGGAATCAACGCCCTTAATTTTACCATTAAGAATAACTTTCCGTTTGTGGAGGGAATTGTGAGGCAAACCTTGTTTGAACAGTTCGCCGGCGGCGAAACCCGCGAAAAAAGTATGGAGGTGGTGAAGAAACTTTTCAAACACCACATCGGAAGTATCTTTGATTACGCTATCGAAGGAAAAGAAGACGAAGCCACTTTCGACCATACCTGCGAAGAAATTAAGCAGAACATTAAGTTTGCCGAAGGAAATCCAGCGATTCCTTTTGTGGTTTTCAAACCGACCGGTTTCGGAAGATTGGACCTCTACTCCGAAGTTCAGAGCGGAAAAGAACTCACGACCAGCGAAAAAGCGGAGTGGGAGAAAATCAAAAACCGCTATGAGGAAGTCTGCAAACTCGCCTACGAAAAGAATGTCGTTTTAATGATCGATGCTGAAGAAACCTGTATGCAGGATGTTGTAGATGACGTGGTAAATTCGATGATGGAAAAATACAACCGAGAGAAAGCAATCGTTTGGAACACCCTGCAAATGTACAGAACAGGCAGAATCGAAAACCTGAATGAAGATCTGAAACGCGCGAAAGAAAAAGGATACTTCCTGGGTTACAAATTTGTGAGAGGTGCGTATATGGAAAAAGAAAGAGAGCGTGCCGCCGCGATGAATTATCCCGATCCGATACAGCCGACAAAAGCCGCAACCGACGATAATTACAACGCCGCAATCGATTTTGTTTTGGATAATCTCGACAGAGTTTCGGGCTACTTCGGAACGCACAACGAGAAATCGACGGAACTGGTGATGAATAAAATGAAGCAGAAAGGTTTGGCGAACGACCACCCGCAAGTTTATTTCGGGCAACTGTACGGAATGAGCGACAATATCACGTATTTTCTGGGAGAGAAAAAGTACAACGCCTCCAAATATCTTCCGTACGGACCTGTGAAAGATGTGGTTCCGTATCTCACGAGAAGAGCTCAGGAAAATACTTCAGTTGCTGGACAAACCGGCCGCGAACTGGGCTTGATCGAAAAAGAACTGAAGAGGAGAAAGGAGTGA
- the priA gene encoding replication restart helicase PriA, whose product MNFAQIILPLNLKGTFTYKVPVDFLEKIEIGMRVLVPFRGKKIYTGIVCEIHDTEPESFVPKEIISILDDAPILPNEQIRFWNWLSEYYLCNLGEIYRFAFPSSLKLESETYLKLKTNVTIDFENLDVNEMYLIQALEVRQTINLTEIEAFIPKKEIMKTISSLIDLQYIEIDEKIAEKYKQKEVAFVKINEEALKNRALPEILLELKRSPKQQELFLLILEKQTENPEKPIRKSELFDEGNFSHAQLKSLVEKNLVHEFLIQKDRLESFEGEIEEIEKLTDAQLKAKNEIDDAFSEGKNVLLHGVTSSGKTHIYLEKIEETVTEGKNVLFLLPEISLTKQIVQRLEKKYGKQLGFYHQKLTDFERVEVWRKVRNNELKILIGTRNALFLPFQNLGLIVVDEEHDSMYRPREVSPYFNAKDAAQVLAQIYGANVILGSATPSVESYYFAKKEKLKYVFLGERFGNVKLPEYELVNFKESQDSKNIVGNFSTQLIEEIRKELDRKKQTMILHNRRGYANVVECESCGYVNYCSNCDVVMTYHKFSNELKCHYCGQKAAKPKICPKCHSEKLNTRGVGVEQIHEEISKIFPDAEVDRMDVDSMRRKFAYEKLYEKLEEGETDILVGTQMISKGLDFDNIELVAIPKADSLLYVQDFRAEERAYQLITQVSGRAGRISGEGKVLIQTYNPYHPVFERIKEHDSSKIYEHFLEERKKFLYPPFVKLILIELKHRREDKVNRASQFMGSVLRKYLPEECILGPEKSPIGKLNLLYQYQVLLKLPRGKKYAEFKKLLIKSLEEFNEITGYQSVKKSLFVDF is encoded by the coding sequence TTGAACTTTGCACAGATCATTCTTCCGCTCAACCTCAAAGGAACTTTCACCTACAAAGTTCCTGTTGATTTTTTGGAAAAGATCGAAATTGGGATGCGTGTGCTGGTTCCGTTTCGCGGCAAGAAAATCTATACGGGAATTGTGTGCGAAATTCACGACACAGAACCCGAAAGTTTTGTTCCGAAGGAAATCATCAGCATTTTAGACGATGCCCCGATTTTGCCGAACGAGCAGATCCGCTTCTGGAACTGGCTTTCCGAGTATTACCTCTGCAATTTGGGCGAAATTTACCGTTTCGCTTTTCCTTCTTCATTAAAACTTGAAAGCGAAACTTATTTGAAATTAAAGACAAATGTCACGATCGATTTCGAGAATTTGGATGTGAACGAAATGTATCTGATTCAGGCGCTGGAAGTTCGACAAACCATTAATTTGACGGAGATTGAGGCCTTCATTCCCAAAAAGGAAATTATGAAGACCATTTCTTCGCTGATTGATTTGCAGTACATCGAAATCGACGAAAAAATTGCAGAGAAATATAAGCAGAAAGAAGTTGCATTTGTAAAAATTAATGAAGAAGCCCTGAAAAACAGGGCCCTTCCTGAAATTCTTCTCGAGCTGAAACGTTCGCCGAAACAGCAGGAGCTGTTCCTATTAATCCTCGAAAAACAAACCGAGAATCCCGAAAAACCCATCAGGAAATCTGAACTTTTTGATGAAGGAAATTTTTCGCATGCACAGTTAAAATCTTTAGTTGAAAAAAATCTGGTGCATGAATTTCTGATCCAAAAAGACCGTCTGGAAAGTTTTGAGGGTGAAATTGAAGAAATCGAAAAACTGACCGATGCACAGTTGAAAGCGAAAAACGAAATCGACGATGCCTTTTCGGAAGGGAAAAATGTCTTGCTTCACGGCGTGACTTCTTCTGGGAAAACGCACATTTACCTTGAAAAAATCGAAGAAACTGTTACTGAAGGAAAGAATGTGCTTTTTCTGTTGCCCGAAATTTCATTAACCAAACAGATTGTTCAGCGGTTGGAAAAAAAATACGGGAAGCAACTCGGCTTTTATCACCAGAAACTGACCGATTTCGAAAGGGTGGAAGTATGGCGAAAAGTTCGAAACAACGAACTGAAAATCCTTATCGGGACGAGGAACGCGCTGTTTCTTCCTTTTCAAAATTTGGGTTTGATCGTTGTTGATGAGGAACACGACTCGATGTACCGACCGCGCGAAGTTTCCCCTTATTTCAATGCAAAAGATGCGGCGCAGGTTTTAGCCCAGATTTACGGAGCCAACGTGATTTTGGGTTCTGCAACACCTTCGGTGGAATCCTATTATTTTGCCAAAAAGGAAAAGTTGAAATATGTTTTTCTCGGTGAACGATTTGGGAATGTGAAATTGCCTGAATATGAATTGGTTAACTTTAAAGAATCTCAGGATTCCAAAAATATTGTCGGGAATTTTTCAACGCAACTGATTGAGGAAATCCGAAAAGAACTTGACCGAAAAAAGCAGACGATGATCCTCCACAACCGCCGTGGTTACGCAAATGTCGTGGAATGTGAAAGTTGCGGCTACGTCAATTATTGCTCCAACTGCGATGTGGTGATGACTTACCATAAATTTTCAAACGAGTTGAAATGCCATTACTGCGGACAAAAAGCGGCGAAACCAAAGATCTGTCCGAAATGCCATTCCGAAAAACTGAATACTCGCGGAGTTGGAGTGGAGCAGATTCACGAGGAAATTTCTAAGATTTTTCCTGATGCTGAAGTCGATCGAATGGATGTAGATTCGATGCGCAGAAAATTTGCTTACGAAAAACTTTACGAAAAACTGGAAGAAGGCGAAACCGATATTTTGGTTGGAACACAGATGATTTCGAAAGGTCTTGATTTCGACAATATCGAATTGGTCGCGATTCCGAAAGCCGATTCACTGCTGTATGTGCAGGATTTCCGCGCGGAGGAAAGAGCATACCAACTGATCACACAAGTTTCCGGAAGAGCAGGAAGAATTTCCGGCGAAGGAAAAGTTCTGATCCAAACCTATAATCCTTATCATCCTGTTTTTGAGAGGATTAAGGAGCATGATTCCAGCAAAATCTATGAACATTTTTTGGAAGAACGGAAGAAATTTCTTTACCCGCCGTTTGTAAAATTAATTCTGATCGAACTCAAGCACAGAAGGGAAGATAAAGTAAACCGTGCTTCACAGTTCATGGGTTCGGTTCTGAGAAAATATTTGCCCGAAGAATGTATTTTAGGTCCAGAAAAATCACCGATCGGGAAGCTGAATCTGCTATATCAATATCAGGTTTTGCTCAAACTTCCGAGGGGAAAAAAGTATGCGGAATTTAAAAAATTGCTGATTAAGAGTTTGGAGGAATTCAATGAAATTACCGGTTATCAGTCAGTGAAAAAGTCCCTTTTCGTTGATTTTTAA
- the dacB gene encoding D-alanyl-D-alanine carboxypeptidase/D-alanyl-D-alanine endopeptidase has translation MISIKNILASSAIAISSAIFAQGTFTSNNFPQSYETSSSSSSSSVSSEKLMSAKELVDIKINSMMNDPVLRNANWGFVIYDPKTKKIVSSYNENASLIPASTTKLLTTDTAMKLLGEKFRWITQLEYSGNIDENGTLNGNLYIVGSGDPSLGSSKAGASSYSAIISDFIAEIRNKGIKRVNGDIVLQTAVFKVNKMEKLPANIVWLDNGSYYLPVGTTYEINPQNEKLIAKQSNPFVENKNFYYVSPYINQMVYADKFEGGYLTTKLPEVPAYLANNLRANMVKRGIGVSGKVVSKLTDLNPEKRETITSYSSPTLADIVYYTNQHSDNALAEATLRMVGFQKDGDQTLESGRNVVLQHLTAEGFDTKGLNYMDGSGLSRNNLVTPISQVKFLTNLMNEKYYKSYFESLPIAGQTGTLKKSFYGSGNGQIFAKTGTLNKVKTLAGYMKTYSGKTLVFSLLINNYGGSVDQVKNRMEQILEPALNL, from the coding sequence ATGATTAGCATCAAAAATATCTTAGCTTCCTCAGCAATCGCCATTTCATCGGCAATCTTTGCTCAGGGAACTTTCACTTCAAATAATTTCCCCCAATCATACGAAACTTCTTCATCTTCATCTTCATCCAGCGTTTCATCTGAAAAACTGATGAGTGCCAAAGAATTGGTTGACATCAAAATCAACTCGATGATGAATGATCCTGTACTGCGAAACGCAAACTGGGGTTTTGTAATCTACGATCCTAAGACAAAGAAAATCGTTAGTTCCTATAACGAAAACGCTTCTTTGATTCCAGCATCTACCACAAAACTTTTGACTACCGATACAGCAATGAAGCTTTTAGGAGAAAAATTCCGTTGGATTACACAATTGGAATACTCCGGAAACATCGATGAAAACGGAACCCTGAACGGAAACCTCTATATCGTTGGAAGCGGCGACCCATCATTGGGAAGCAGCAAAGCGGGGGCAAGTTCTTACTCTGCTATTATTTCTGACTTTATTGCAGAAATCAGAAATAAGGGAATTAAAAGAGTAAATGGAGACATCGTTTTGCAGACCGCGGTTTTCAAGGTTAACAAAATGGAGAAACTCCCTGCAAACATCGTGTGGCTCGATAACGGAAGCTATTACCTTCCTGTTGGAACGACTTACGAAATCAACCCTCAGAACGAGAAACTGATTGCAAAACAATCCAACCCTTTTGTTGAAAACAAAAATTTCTACTACGTTTCGCCATACATCAACCAAATGGTTTATGCCGATAAGTTTGAAGGAGGTTATCTTACCACGAAATTGCCGGAAGTTCCCGCTTACCTCGCCAATAATTTAAGAGCAAATATGGTTAAACGCGGAATCGGAGTTTCGGGGAAAGTGGTTTCAAAACTCACCGACCTTAATCCTGAGAAACGAGAAACAATCACTTCTTACTCATCGCCAACTTTGGCAGATATTGTTTACTATACCAATCAGCACAGCGACAATGCGCTTGCTGAAGCGACTTTGAGAATGGTTGGCTTCCAAAAAGACGGTGACCAAACTTTGGAGTCGGGTAGAAATGTGGTGTTACAGCATTTGACCGCTGAAGGTTTCGATACCAAAGGACTGAATTATATGGACGGAAGCGGATTGTCGCGAAACAATTTGGTGACGCCGATTTCCCAAGTGAAATTCCTGACGAATCTGATGAACGAGAAATACTACAAAAGTTATTTCGAGTCTTTGCCAATCGCGGGACAGACAGGAACTTTGAAGAAGTCATTCTACGGAAGCGGAAACGGGCAGATTTTTGCCAAAACAGGAACATTAAACAAAGTGAAAACTTTGGCTGGATATATGAAAACCTATTCAGGAAAAACGTTGGTGTTCTCATTGTTGATCAATAATTACGGAGGTTCGGTGGATCAGGTGAAAAACAGGATGGAACAAATTCTGGAACCCGCATTGAATCTTTAA
- a CDS encoding M1 family aminopeptidase, which produces MKKLYIIAFAVLFANLFSQKHEEAEMKSLIKQELNRYSKMIDFNVNPNTLNYDLKYQRLELDLDPAQHFVSGTVTNHFVPNQGISSIYFDLSNMLVVSEVKYRGNNLNFIQLSSKEVKIDFPSTLPAATLDSLSIKYSGAPDTGGSAGDAFTISTQGGVPALYTLSEPYGAQEWFPTKQSLNDKIEKVALKITTPSQYNVASNGKLISETILPNNKKLTYWQTNYPIPAYLIALGITNYTKLNDTMGNPPFPFVNYVYPSTANNSTSMSNINWTKEIMNIFENYFGPYPYRSEKYGHMEFGWGGGMEHSTMSSMGTWGRSIIAHELAHQWFGDKVTCGTWNDIWINEGFATYGQHLANEKSLMTNAQFRSYLASEMDYITSSPSGSVYVSDANLSNINAIFSGRLSYSKGGYILRMIKWILGDDVFYQALKDYHARPNLAYNYAVTADFKNSLLQSTGKDFTEFFNDWIYGQGYPTYQIRWNQTADQNLVIKASQTQSHSSVSFFELPLPIKVNGTGGQVAYLALDHTSNNQIFVNQISFPIASIQFNYEYQIIQRNSSLQKDTTLLGVENINKNAVKIYPNPVKNELSVSGIKGIQPFEIYSIDGKLVKSGSYSSERKIDLGNLAKGTYLLKIGDSKMKFIKE; this is translated from the coding sequence ATGAAAAAACTTTATATCATCGCATTTGCAGTTTTGTTTGCCAACCTTTTTTCCCAGAAGCACGAAGAAGCCGAGATGAAAAGCTTGATCAAGCAGGAACTGAACAGGTATTCTAAAATGATTGACTTCAACGTGAATCCGAATACCCTAAATTATGACCTAAAATATCAAAGGTTAGAACTGGACCTTGATCCTGCACAACATTTCGTGAGCGGAACTGTCACGAACCACTTTGTTCCCAATCAGGGAATATCGAGCATTTATTTCGATCTTTCGAACATGCTGGTTGTTTCTGAAGTAAAATACCGCGGCAATAATCTGAACTTTATCCAACTCAGCTCCAAAGAAGTGAAGATTGATTTCCCATCGACTTTACCGGCAGCAACTTTGGATTCCCTTTCCATCAAATATTCCGGAGCTCCAGATACAGGCGGAAGTGCTGGTGATGCTTTTACGATTTCCACACAGGGAGGAGTTCCCGCGCTTTACACGCTTTCCGAACCTTACGGCGCTCAGGAATGGTTCCCAACAAAGCAGAGTTTGAACGACAAGATTGAGAAAGTAGCACTGAAAATTACCACGCCGTCTCAGTATAATGTCGCTTCCAACGGGAAACTTATTTCGGAGACGATCTTGCCCAACAACAAAAAACTCACCTACTGGCAAACCAATTATCCGATTCCCGCCTATTTGATTGCTTTGGGAATTACCAATTATACCAAGTTGAATGACACGATGGGAAATCCGCCGTTTCCGTTTGTGAACTATGTGTATCCTTCTACCGCCAATAATTCAACTTCAATGTCAAATATCAACTGGACCAAGGAGATTATGAACATCTTTGAAAACTATTTTGGTCCATATCCTTATCGTTCGGAAAAATACGGTCACATGGAATTCGGATGGGGAGGCGGAATGGAGCATTCCACCATGTCTTCGATGGGAACTTGGGGAAGATCGATCATCGCACACGAACTGGCTCACCAATGGTTTGGCGACAAAGTTACTTGTGGCACATGGAACGACATCTGGATTAATGAAGGTTTCGCAACGTACGGACAGCATTTGGCAAACGAGAAATCACTGATGACCAATGCTCAGTTTAGGTCTTATTTGGCAAGCGAAATGGATTACATCACCAGTTCACCAAGTGGAAGCGTTTATGTGTCCGATGCCAATCTTTCTAACATCAACGCGATTTTCAGTGGAAGGTTAAGCTATTCTAAAGGTGGCTACATCCTTCGAATGATTAAGTGGATTTTGGGCGACGACGTTTTTTATCAGGCGCTGAAGGATTATCACGCCCGTCCCAATTTGGCTTATAATTACGCGGTAACTGCAGATTTCAAAAACTCATTGCTGCAATCGACCGGAAAGGATTTCACGGAATTCTTCAACGACTGGATTTACGGACAGGGTTATCCAACCTATCAAATCCGGTGGAACCAAACTGCTGATCAGAATTTGGTTATCAAGGCATCTCAAACTCAAAGTCACTCTTCGGTAAGTTTCTTTGAACTTCCGCTTCCGATCAAGGTGAACGGTACAGGAGGGCAGGTTGCGTATCTTGCTTTGGACCATACCTCGAACAACCAGATTTTCGTGAACCAGATCAGTTTCCCGATTGCGAGTATTCAGTTTAATTATGAATACCAGATTATTCAGAGAAATTCTTCTTTGCAAAAGGACACGACGCTTTTAGGTGTTGAGAATATCAACAAAAATGCGGTAAAAATATATCCAAATCCTGTAAAAAATGAACTTTCGGTTTCAGGAATTAAAGGGATTCAGCCATTTGAAATTTACTCAATTGACGGTAAGCTGGTGAAATCAGGAAGCTACAGTTCGGAAAGAAAAATAGATTTAGGAAATCTTGCCAAAGGAACTTATCTTTTGAAAATAGGTGATTCCAAAATGAAGTTTATTAAGGAATAA
- the kbl gene encoding glycine C-acetyltransferase, with product MISKNYLETLQNELQNIKNDGLFKTERIITSQQSAEIEANGKKLLNFCANNYLGLSNNPEVMKASQDMIESHGYGMSSVRFICGTQDIHKKLEEKISKFLGMEDTILYAACFDANGGVFEPLFSEADAIISDELNHASIIDGVRLCKAARYRYKNNDMADLEEQLKAASEKNHRFKIIVTDGVFSMDGIVANLKGVCDLAEKYDCLVMVDDSHATGFIGKTGRGTHEANEVMGRVDIITSTLGKALGGALGGFTSGKKEIIDMLRQRSRPYLFSNSLAPGIVGAAMKVLDMISDDTALRDKVMENAEYFRTQMKSKGFDIPDGDAAIVPVMLYDAPLSQKMAEKLMDEGIYVIGFFYPVVPKGKARIRVQLSAAHTREQLDKAIAAFEKVGKELGVIS from the coding sequence ATGATTTCTAAAAACTATCTGGAAACCCTTCAGAACGAACTACAAAATATCAAGAACGACGGACTTTTTAAAACCGAAAGAATCATTACTTCCCAACAGTCGGCTGAAATTGAAGCCAATGGAAAGAAGCTTCTGAACTTCTGCGCCAACAATTATCTGGGACTTTCAAACAATCCCGAAGTGATGAAGGCATCGCAGGATATGATCGAAAGCCACGGTTACGGAATGTCGTCGGTTCGTTTTATCTGCGGAACTCAGGATATCCATAAAAAGCTTGAAGAAAAGATCTCGAAGTTTTTAGGAATGGAGGACACGATTCTTTATGCAGCATGTTTCGATGCAAACGGCGGGGTTTTCGAACCATTGTTTTCAGAAGCTGACGCCATTATTTCTGATGAGCTGAACCACGCCTCAATTATTGATGGAGTACGGCTTTGCAAAGCAGCGAGATACCGCTACAAAAACAATGATATGGCGGATCTGGAAGAACAGTTGAAAGCAGCTTCCGAAAAAAATCACCGTTTCAAAATCATCGTTACCGACGGAGTTTTCTCGATGGACGGAATTGTTGCCAACTTGAAAGGAGTATGCGATTTGGCCGAGAAATACGATTGTTTGGTAATGGTCGATGATTCCCACGCAACGGGATTCATCGGAAAAACGGGTCGCGGAACTCACGAAGCCAACGAAGTGATGGGAAGGGTAGATATCATTACCTCGACTTTAGGGAAAGCTTTGGGCGGTGCTTTAGGTGGATTTACTTCTGGAAAAAAAGAAATCATCGATATGCTCAGACAGCGTTCGAGACCCTATTTGTTTTCGAATTCTTTAGCTCCAGGAATTGTGGGTGCGGCGATGAAAGTGCTCGACATGATATCTGATGATACCGCACTTCGTGACAAAGTCATGGAAAACGCGGAATATTTCAGAACCCAGATGAAATCGAAAGGTTTCGACATTCCCGACGGTGATGCCGCGATCGTTCCTGTGATGCTTTACGACGCACCATTATCCCAAAAAATGGCAGAAAAACTGATGGACGAAGGAATTTACGTGATCGGATTTTTCTATCCTGTAGTTCCTAAAGGAAAGGCGAGAATCCGCGTTCAGCTTTCCGCCGCTCACACCCGAGAACAGCTCGACAAAGCAATTGCAGCATTTGAAAAAGTGGGTAAGGAATTGGGAGTGATTTCGTGA
- a CDS encoding DUF4268 domain-containing protein produces the protein MFSKQEAQLLKTEFWTAFGKSFPRKWILYDTKIKDFSFKFSADNKKAEVSIDIEMKDEIYRNAYYEKIWSLEEMLKEEIGDFHKEEHYPLENGKVISRIWVTKENVSLYNKNTWQEIFEFFVEKMDGFERFFWEYEDFIKDV, from the coding sequence ATGTTCTCCAAACAGGAAGCCCAACTTTTAAAAACTGAGTTTTGGACTGCCTTCGGAAAGAGTTTTCCGAGGAAGTGGATTTTGTATGATACCAAGATCAAGGATTTTTCTTTCAAATTTTCTGCGGACAACAAAAAAGCGGAAGTTTCCATCGACATTGAGATGAAGGACGAAATCTACCGAAACGCGTATTACGAGAAAATCTGGTCGCTCGAAGAAATGCTGAAGGAGGAAATCGGCGACTTCCACAAAGAAGAACATTACCCGCTTGAAAACGGAAAAGTAATCTCAAGAATTTGGGTGACCAAAGAAAACGTCTCCCTCTACAACAAAAATACATGGCAGGAAATCTTCGAATTCTTTGTCGAAAAAATGGACGGCTTCGAAAGGTTTTTCTGGGAGTACGAGGATTTTATTAAAGACGTGTGA
- the gldG gene encoding gliding motility-associated ABC transporter substrate-binding protein GldG, which yields MKKNIVLFIVTAVILLMGIFGIFSKRFDLTQEKRYTLSNSTIKILESVKKPLEVDVYLEGDFPASFRQLQNETKFMLEEFRKVNPKIDFKLIDPIKTKMSKDTLAAMGMQPSILPDMKDGKISEIVMFPYATLKYNSYGTSIPLIINQSGIDASEQLSKSIENLEYNFASKIKSITEEHKKNIGVLINHDELGPDHFQGFMEMALDNYNAGPIIPENGTELTTADFPKLKKMDALVIAKPRKPFSNNEKVILDQYIMNGGKTLWMIDAVNAEMDTLFQSKKIMAYPMDTNLGDFFFNYGLRINAGLVKDMKKSALIRIVSGEIAGNPQYSSFLWPYFPLGIAESKNPITKNINPVKFEFPTSIDTLGRKGIKTNVLFESSERTNIKQVPNYVALAEIVRTDSLSEFDKPTAPKIFAVSLQGKFTSAYSQRSERNSFPNFKAQSPENKMIVIADGDIGRNQIFKGNALPLGEDLLTKQRYGNEQFLRNALDFLLDDSNLMELRNRNIEARLLDRQRIDEEKTNWQWFNLLLPLGIIGILGGLFFWLRKRRFGG from the coding sequence ATGAAGAAGAACATAGTTTTATTTATAGTCACTGCGGTTATCCTGTTAATGGGCATTTTCGGAATTTTTTCGAAACGGTTCGATCTTACGCAGGAAAAAAGATACACGCTTTCAAACTCGACCATAAAAATCCTGGAATCGGTGAAAAAACCTCTGGAAGTGGATGTTTACCTTGAAGGCGATTTCCCGGCAAGTTTCAGGCAGCTGCAGAATGAGACCAAATTTATGCTTGAAGAATTCAGGAAGGTCAACCCGAAAATCGACTTTAAATTAATCGATCCGATCAAGACGAAAATGTCGAAAGACACTTTGGCGGCGATGGGAATGCAGCCCTCGATCCTTCCCGATATGAAGGACGGGAAAATCTCGGAAATCGTGATGTTTCCTTACGCTACTTTGAAATATAATTCTTACGGAACTTCCATACCTTTAATCATCAACCAAAGTGGAATCGACGCATCGGAACAGCTCAGCAAATCCATCGAAAATCTGGAATATAACTTTGCCTCCAAGATCAAATCGATTACAGAGGAACATAAAAAGAACATCGGTGTACTCATCAACCACGACGAACTGGGTCCCGATCATTTTCAGGGTTTCATGGAAATGGCACTCGACAATTACAATGCAGGTCCAATCATTCCCGAAAACGGAACGGAGCTCACCACGGCTGATTTTCCGAAGTTGAAGAAAATGGACGCGCTCGTCATCGCAAAACCCAGAAAACCATTTAGCAACAACGAAAAAGTGATCCTTGACCAATATATTATGAACGGCGGGAAAACCTTGTGGATGATCGATGCGGTGAATGCCGAAATGGACACGCTGTTCCAGTCCAAAAAAATTATGGCATATCCGATGGATACGAATTTGGGCGACTTTTTCTTTAATTATGGTTTAAGGATTAATGCAGGTTTGGTGAAGGATATGAAGAAATCCGCGCTCATCAGAATTGTTTCTGGTGAAATTGCAGGAAACCCTCAATACAGCTCGTTTCTTTGGCCCTACTTCCCTCTCGGAATTGCGGAAAGCAAAAATCCCATTACCAAAAATATCAATCCTGTAAAATTCGAATTCCCAACTTCCATCGACACTTTGGGCAGAAAAGGAATCAAAACCAACGTACTGTTCGAATCCAGCGAAAGAACCAATATCAAACAGGTTCCGAATTATGTCGCGTTAGCTGAAATCGTTCGCACCGACTCATTGAGTGAATTCGACAAACCGACTGCTCCGAAAATCTTCGCGGTAAGTTTACAGGGTAAATTCACTTCCGCTTATTCACAGCGAAGCGAGAGAAACTCTTTCCCCAACTTCAAAGCTCAAAGTCCAGAAAATAAAATGATCGTCATTGCAGACGGCGATATTGGTCGAAACCAAATTTTTAAAGGAAATGCGCTTCCTCTCGGTGAAGATTTGCTCACCAAACAGCGGTACGGCAACGAACAGTTCCTGAGAAACGCCCTCGATTTCCTGCTCGACGATTCTAACTTGATGGAATTGAGAAACCGAAATATCGAGGCACGACTTCTCGACCGACAAAGAATCGACGAGGAGAAAACCAACTGGCAATGGTTCAATTTACTTTTACCATTGGGTATTATCGGAATTTTAGGAGGTCTTTTCTTTTGGTTGAGAAAACGGAGATTCGGCGGCTGA